The nucleotide sequence GAACATTTTGTATGAGATGCATGCAAATAGCCTGTTTTGCAGCCTGTTCATTAAATGACCAATCGTATCCGCCAAAAGAAAAATAAGATACGTAAAGACGGATGTTGTAAATGGAGGTATGGGGAGAATGGATGTGTTAAACCGATATGAAAAACGAGTGTATTCCCAAAATGGAGAAGACGGCATCATTGAAGAAATATTTTCGCGAATCGGAACTACGAATCGCTATTGTGTAGAATTCGGAGTTGGGGATGGCTCGGAATGTATGCTCAAAAATCTCGTCACGCAGCACGGATGGAGTGGATTGGCGATGGAAGGCGACCTGAACAGTTGCAATAAAATGTCTGCGGATTATGCTTCCTATCCCCAGGTCATCATCAAGAATGAGTTGATCACAAGAGAAAATATTGCTGGTTTATTCGAAAAAAATGGTGTCCAAAAAGAATTTGATCTGCTTTCTATCGACATTGACGGCAATGACTACTGGGTATGGCAAGCTCTTTCTGCTTACACCCCGCGACTTGTCGTGATTGAGTACAATGCGGCTTTTCCGCCTCCACAAAAAATGGTGATCGTGTATCAGCCGGATTTTAAATGGGGTGGCAATACCTACTATGGTGCCAGCCTGAGTTCCTTGGTGATTTTGGGAACCAGCTTGGGATATGCCTTGGTGGGAACAGATTCAAAGGGCGTCAACGCTTTTTTTGTAAGACGCGACTTGCTTCTTCAATCGGGCTTTCCTGAACGAACACCAGAACAAGCTTATCATCCTCCTCGTTACGGAACAGTCGCGGGCGGACATCCTCCTCAATCCGGTCCGTACTTGGAGATCTAGTCCATACTAGAATCCGATCAACTGCAAGACAGCGTGTTTCAAGGTGAAAAGCTTTTCTTGGCTTTCCTGCTCACTCGTTCCTTTTACGCCTAAATAGATTTTGATTTTTGGCTCCGTGCCTGAGGGTCTGACACAAAACCACGAATGATCGTGGAAAAAGTATTTGATGGTATCTGATGCAGGCAAGGTGAGTGGCGTGGTTGTACCCGTTTGACAATCTGTGCGGATTCCACTGGCATAATCTTCGATGGCTATGATGGGGTGAGCGGCGAGTTGGGAAGGCGGCTGATTGCGCAGGGAAGACATCGTTGCCGATATTTTTTGCATGCCTTCCCCTCCTTTGCACGTGAAAGAAATCAGCTCCTCCGCATAGTGACCGTAACGGTTGAATAAGTCTTTCAATGTGTCATCGAGGCTTTTGTGCTGTGATTTGTAATACGCGCACATGTCAGCAAGCAGCAAAGCAGTTTGAACGGCATCCTTATCCCGGACAAAATCGCCGATCAAGTATCCGTAGCTTTCTTCGTAACCAAATTGGAAGACGTAGGCTCCACTCTTCTCGTAGGCTTCGATTTTTTCACCAATATATTTGAAGCCTGTCAAAGTGTCTTCTGTCGATACACCGAAGCCTGTCGCGATGGCTCTGCCCATTTCGGACGTGACGATTGTTTTCAATACAATGCCGTTAGAGGGGAGCTCCCCCTTTTTTTGTTTGGTTTCCAGCAGGTAATGAAGAAGCAAGGCTCCCAATTGATTCCCTGACAGGACGCTGTAGTCTCCTGCCTGATTTTTGACGAGCACACCGAGGCGATCTCCATCAGGGTCCGTCCCCATGATTACGTCGGCATCCACCTGCTTGGCGTATGAAATCGCTATTCGAAAGGCCTCAGGCTCTTCGGGATTAGGCGAGGATACGGTCGAAAAGTTAGGATCGGGGACAGCCTGCTCTTCCACGACACTCACTTGTGTATACCCGAACAATGCCAATCCGCGTGTGATCGAGTCATGCGTTGTACCGTGCAGGGGAGTAAAGACGATCTTCACTTGCTCTCGGATGGCAGGTGATAAGTCTGGATGGACGCGCAACTGTTTTACTTTTTCCAAATACGCATGCAAGAGAGAATCGTCAATGTAGTGGAGAAGTCCGTTTTTGTACAGCTCTTGCTCATCGGCTGGGGTAATTTCGAGTTCATTTCCGGCTGCAACGATCTGTTCCATCAGTCGTTCGGCTGTCGCGAGCGTAATTTGCCCCCCGTCTGCGCCATAAATTTTGTAGCCGTTATATTCGGGAGGATTGTGGCTTGCTGTAATGACAATGCCCGCACACGCGCAAAAGTGGCGCACGGCAAAGGAAAGCAGAGGGGTAGGAGTCAGTTGTTTGAATATACATGTAGTAATCCCGTACTGACCGAGAACTTTGGCGGTTTCTTTGGCAAACAACTGTGAGTGTTTCCGTGAATCATAGGCAATGACGACTTTTTTGACCGCCTGATCCGGGTATGTTTCGAGCAAATAAAGAGCCAGCCCTGCGCTTGCTTTGCGAATCGTGTATAAATTGATGCGGTTTATTCCCGGCTCCATGATCCCTCTCATGCCTCCGGTTCCAAATACAATCGGGGCAGAGAAGCAATCCGCAAGCTGCTTTTCATCAGCCTGCATGGTGGTTAACTGCTGACGAAGCTCTGGATCGAGGGATTCACACTCGTTCCAGCGTGTGTAGTGTGCGTGCCAGTTTGCATTCATGTAGAGTTCACTCCCGCGTGTAGAGTACGACATCATTTACTAGGGTATTAACGAAATGGTAAGTGAGTGAGTGGATGTGATTAAGACGGGAGGGTGTGAGTCTAACATGAAGGTGGATTGGCTGATTGTCGGAGCTGGATTCACGGGTGCTACACTCGCAGAGCGGATTGCCAATGAGCTTGATCAGAAAGTATTGGTGGTAGAGAGGCGTAATCATATCGGAGGAAATGCCTATGATTGCTATGACGAGCAGGGGGTACTGATTCACAAATACGGTTCGCACACCTTTCATACGAATTCCAAGCTGGTCTGGGACTACTTGTCGCGTTTTACCCAGTGGCGGCCGTACTTTCATGAGGTGCGTGCCTATGTCGATGGCATAAAAATACCGTTGCCTTTCAATCTAAATGCATTGTCCGCTTTGTTTTCCCCGCAATATGCGCAGAAACTGGAGAGCTTACTGATCCGTCACTATGGATTCGGGGCGAAGATTCCGATTCTGAAGCTTCGGGATAGTGCACATGAAGAGCTTAGTTTTTTAGCTGAATTCATTTATCAAAAAGTCTTTTATTGGTATACGATCAAACAATGGGATTTGAAGCCGGAGGAGCTGGATCAGTCTGTTTCCGCAAGGGTTCCTGTGTATGTCAGCAGGGACAATCGGTATTTTCAGGACACGTATCAAGGAATTCCGCTGCATGGCTTTACGGCAATGTTCCATCGCATGCTCCACCATCCGAATATAAAGGTGCTCCTCAATACGGACTATCAAGAAATCGCGGATGAAATCGGGTATAAACGAATGATCTACACAGGCCCGATCGATACCTTCTTTGGCTATAAGCATGGACGGTTGCCTTATCGAAGCCTGCGCTTTCATTTTGAAACGCATCAAAAGGCATGGTACCAAGAAGTGGGGACTGTCAATTATCCCAATGAGTATGATTTCACCAGAATCCTCGAACAAAAGCACCTCACAGGTCAAGTCGTTTCTCATACAACCATATCCTTCGTATATCCACAGCCGTATTCACCTGGCGAAAACGAGCCTTATTACCCCATTCCGCGCAAGGAAAATAGCCAACAATACAGCCTCTATAAACGAGAAGCGGAGCAAATACGCGATCAAGTACTTTTTGCGGGCAGGCTCGCGGATTATCAATACTACAACATGGATCAAGCTGTAGCGCGGGCATTGACCTTGTTTAAACAGATTGTCGCAGAATAGTTAGGAAGGCTTTTTTTTCGGAATGAGCTCGTTTACATAAATCCATCCCTCGGGTGTGTACACAAAAACAGGCTCGTACTCGTCGCCCCACAGTTTCAAGATTTTCGTAAGGATGTACTTTCTTGCTTTTGTCCATTGCGGCCAGTTTTTTGTGTGGGAATTGTTGCTCTCGTGAATCAAATAATGATAGAGGTTCGCATCGACCCAGTGAATATCACCTGTTCCGATCAATTTTAATAACATGTACTTGTCATGAGAAAACCTTCCCTGCATAGGATCATCACATTCAAATCCGCCGACATCACGAACCGCTTGTGTCCGATAAAAACGAGGCCAAACCATCGGAGCTTCCAGGTAATCATACTTATCTTTATAGATCGGAGGCCGCATGATTTCGGACAGTTCTCGCGTGTCACCCACTTCCTTCCAAAAAACAGTGTTGGAGAACACAACGTTCGTGGTTTCGGGCTGGCGTTCCATTTCATCCAACAAAATTTCTAAGGTCTTTTCGTCGAACCAGTCATCCGAATCAAGTGAGACAAAGTAGGGCGTGTCAATTCGTTCCAGAGCAGCAGCCATTGTTTTGCCGATCCCTGAATTTTCAGGGAGTAGCACGTAGTAAATGCGGGGATCATCGAGGTACTTTTCTACGATGGCATGCGTGTGGTCAGTAGAGGCGTCATCTACAATGAGGAGCTTCCATTCCTTGTGCGTCTGGTTCAACACACTTTCGATGGCTGTGGAAAGATACTTTTCCCGATTATAGGTTGGAATCACGACAGTAATGCGCGACATGGCAGTCGAAACACCTCTTTTGGTTATTTTAAAATATCTATCACTTGCTTATCTCCTCCTTGATCAATGACAATGGTTTGCCTTCATTAGTTTATTTCGGACTTCTATTCTTGACCCTATCCTGACAACTGAACGTATGAACATGGTCCGGCATAAGCTTAAGAGATGCTCAGGGAACTTACCGGAATGAACATTACGGCACAGCCTGAAGAAGGGGAGTGGAAGCGGATGAAAACAGCTTTCCTTACAGGAATCACAGGTCAGGACGGCGCTTATCTGGCAAAATTTTTGCTTGAAAAGGGGTACCATGTGGTAGGACTGGTACCACGCCGGAGCACGGTGGACAGGTGGCGGCTGGAGTATTTGAACATCGCAGATCACGTCGAGTACAAGGAAGGTGATCTATTGGATGTGTCGTCGCTGACGCGTGCACTGAAGGCATGTAAACCAGAGGAAGTGTATCATTTAGGTGCGCAGAGTTTTGTCGGTTCGTCGTGGGAGCAGCCTATTTTGACCGCGCAAGTAACAGGAATGGGTGTCCTGCATGTTCTGGAGGCGATTCGGGAAACGGACCCTGCCA is from Brevibacillus brevis and encodes:
- a CDS encoding phospho-sugar mutase, which translates into the protein MNANWHAHYTRWNECESLDPELRQQLTTMQADEKQLADCFSAPIVFGTGGMRGIMEPGINRINLYTIRKASAGLALYLLETYPDQAVKKVVIAYDSRKHSQLFAKETAKVLGQYGITTCIFKQLTPTPLLSFAVRHFCACAGIVITASHNPPEYNGYKIYGADGGQITLATAERLMEQIVAAGNELEITPADEQELYKNGLLHYIDDSLLHAYLEKVKQLRVHPDLSPAIREQVKIVFTPLHGTTHDSITRGLALFGYTQVSVVEEQAVPDPNFSTVSSPNPEEPEAFRIAISYAKQVDADVIMGTDPDGDRLGVLVKNQAGDYSVLSGNQLGALLLHYLLETKQKKGELPSNGIVLKTIVTSEMGRAIATGFGVSTEDTLTGFKYIGEKIEAYEKSGAYVFQFGYEESYGYLIGDFVRDKDAVQTALLLADMCAYYKSQHKSLDDTLKDLFNRYGHYAEELISFTCKGGEGMQKISATMSSLRNQPPSQLAAHPIIAIEDYASGIRTDCQTGTTTPLTLPASDTIKYFFHDHSWFCVRPSGTEPKIKIYLGVKGTSEQESQEKLFTLKHAVLQLIGF
- the glf gene encoding UDP-galactopyranose mutase; this encodes MKVDWLIVGAGFTGATLAERIANELDQKVLVVERRNHIGGNAYDCYDEQGVLIHKYGSHTFHTNSKLVWDYLSRFTQWRPYFHEVRAYVDGIKIPLPFNLNALSALFSPQYAQKLESLLIRHYGFGAKIPILKLRDSAHEELSFLAEFIYQKVFYWYTIKQWDLKPEELDQSVSARVPVYVSRDNRYFQDTYQGIPLHGFTAMFHRMLHHPNIKVLLNTDYQEIADEIGYKRMIYTGPIDTFFGYKHGRLPYRSLRFHFETHQKAWYQEVGTVNYPNEYDFTRILEQKHLTGQVVSHTTISFVYPQPYSPGENEPYYPIPRKENSQQYSLYKREAEQIRDQVLFAGRLADYQYYNMDQAVARALTLFKQIVAE
- a CDS encoding glycosyltransferase family 2 protein → MSRITVVIPTYNREKYLSTAIESVLNQTHKEWKLLIVDDASTDHTHAIVEKYLDDPRIYYVLLPENSGIGKTMAAALERIDTPYFVSLDSDDWFDEKTLEILLDEMERQPETTNVVFSNTVFWKEVGDTRELSEIMRPPIYKDKYDYLEAPMVWPRFYRTQAVRDVGGFECDDPMQGRFSHDKYMLLKLIGTGDIHWVDANLYHYLIHESNNSHTKNWPQWTKARKYILTKILKLWGDEYEPVFVYTPEGWIYVNELIPKKKPS